The sequence TTGTTGAAGCTCCAAGTACTCCCTGAACTTGATTGCAAGATGTGCTGGAGGATTAGACAGCTCTTCTGCAGGACTTATAACAGTCTCGAGTGGTGGCCCGTGAGCTGTTCCTATAGAAATTCTAGTCGCTTTGCTGTTTACCACTGCTCGATGCACCACACTCTTATACTTACCTTTGGTGAGTATCTGCATTATGGCAAttacaagttttttttttttttttcttaatttaattgcTTAAAGCAAGATTGATTAACTATACAGCACAATAATGCAAAACTGACAGTCTAAAAGATGAGAATCTACAAAactgatttttattaatattaacaatttaaaaggTGAAAAAAACATTGAATGTAtctaaaaatactaaaaaaaaatgaaatacatattacttattttatacaaaaatatatttgtcatttaAATGTAAAAACATCAAATcattaggttttttttttttttaactttacccttttatatatacatatgtagTATGAatgaaatttagttttttaaatcTGTAAAAATAAGGAGTTCAAATCTTgagatattagaaaaaataaagggaaaaaaagaaaaattataaaagtcaGATTAATTTCTGTCAATTCTTCTGAAGTAGTTGTGCATGCGAATGAAACCTTGGATAACTAGACACAGAAAACACTAGCTAAGAGAAAGTGATTACCTCCATATGATCACCAATATTGACAATAAAGGAGTCAAGCAAGGGAGTGATAGGAACCCACTTTCCGTGGTGCATAACTTGAAGTCCTTGAAGTCCGTTCTGGATGAGTAGAGTAATGAGGCCATAATCAGAATGAGGAGGCAATCCCATTGCAATATCTGGCTGGGGACATGGTGGGTAAAGATTTGCGACCAACATCTGCGATCCCATTTCCACATTCGTTTTCTTTATGATGTAGTTTTCTTCCAATCCTAAGCTTTTTGAAATCCCTTTTAGCAATTCATTTGCCACTTCTCTAGTTTTTCTGCAATACTCCTCAAGAACTTTGCTGTATGCAAAATAAGGATGCATGCATGTAGTATTAAGATGTGAAATCGTACTCTTATATATGTTAACCGTgcagattaaagaaaaaaagaatataatgtAGCAACCTAGCTAGGCATAAAAGAGAAGGGGGTGGAGAATTCTTTTCAACATTCTACTTAGGCCTACTAGCTTGTACGGGCTTTTCCAAAAGGgtttaaaagaaacaagatgttcatttataaatatcttatgTGACCACATACTAAGAAAAACTAGTGGAGAATTTAGTTTATGAATATcttaaagagaaagaaaatgatttcacaatacatttatagaaaaacaCTGCTGATGTTacagattttatttaatacataTCGTCTTAAAAAGAGAATATTAAATTGCATAAGTTATATATGTacctaaaaatatatttaacgataaattataattttaatggaCATTTAACACACTAACAGCAActgttaataaaattctatcaaatggtttaatttatcagcCACCAGCTAGCAGTTATCAGCCATTAGCTAACAGCTGCATTGatcaattgaattaaatagGCCCTTAATCATAATCTGCTCCTTTATATTAACtctattttaaaactttttcttattagctgatttgatttttgttatttggacactattattcttattaaaacttattaataataatttactataagttgatcttatataattatatttttagattttataaaaaagttttaaacGATTTAATTACCAACTATCAATTATCATTTATCAGCAGCCAGTTACCAAACAAACCAATCAGATATTAAGACAATCATTCTTCAAACTAGTATCTTAGAATCTAATGATACAGTGAAGTACGTACTGATAACtatatataatcttaaaaagaaattcgAGTCCTTCAAAGCTTCGAGGTATGCTTcggaagttttttttttttttttttttaaaagaaaaaacctctTGCATATTTACCATCAATCCTACTATCCTATGAACCCCATATTTCTTGGGAAAATCAGAGCTTGTAAATGCAAAAAGCCGatagttaaatttataataattaattaaatatttataataattaattaaatatttataataattaattaaatatctataataaaaatacaagtctcagaaaaatgagataatttacaaagaaataactttttaattaataattttatagatcTATTCATGATATTATTACACTTATACCATTATCTAGAAGAATTATAACAACCTAGTCAACAAAAGCACAAAAGTTAAATCTTTCATTAAATTCCTTTTACCTGTagaatcttttttctttatcagatTTTACCTGTAGAATTTGAATGTGCAATTTTCTGATCTAAATCTAGAAATTTCTTACTGCTTAATTACGTctctttgaaataaaatcttaagCAAGCAAGAAACAGCGAATTCTATTGACAAGAGGCATTATTCTTCTAGCAACTTTTCTTTTGGTACTTTGAATTCCTGGAGATGGGAAGTGACAAAAAGAGACGAAACAACCAATAAATCTTCAATtactatacatatatatatacatagagaGAAAGGGTATGCACCTGAAGCCAGCAGGGTTTCGAGGAGAGACGAAATGGGGATGGACAAGGATCTTAAGATAATCTCTCCATAATAATGCCTTGTCTTCTGTGACGTTGAAGCTTGTACCATATCTTATGGGATCAATCGGTTCCTTTCCAGCATACTCTTGCTTTTCCTCTTCCGTCAGGTTAAAAAAACTTTCAATAGATTCTATCATCTCATCTCTTACTTTCTTGGGCACTCCATGATTGATCACCTATATATACACCTAATTAACGTCATGCACGACAGCATCaatggcttttttttttctttttctggtgTTCCAATGCAAACATAGACAGAATAAAGCAGCATATCAAGAATAAGAATTCTTAGTATCTTACCATGAAGAATCCCCATTCCTGACAGGCATTCCCGATGTCTTGGATAACCTTGGAATGTTCTTCAGGAGTACCAGAAGTGAGAAGGGAGAAATCTATAATGGGAATTGTCTCTTCATCAAAAGATATGCATTCATCAGACTTTCTTTTGTAGGCATACTTGGAGGGAACATTGTCTAAACAACCTGAATCAAGTAGCCCTTTCACACTAAACATTTTTTAGCTCAGGGACAAGCAAGTTAGATATAGGTTTATTATTGATTACTATAATGAGCTGATCAtcttattcatatatatatatatatatatataaaggaaGCACACATTTGGGTCCACTTTCCCAGCAGTGGCTGTGATTAAAAGCTGCCATGGGTCTTTCTTGGATACATTATTTGAGGTTATGTAAACATAGCCAAAGAAATGGTGTATAatgatttgaaaaaaaattattgctCACCATCTGTAGGAATATGAACCGACTTGCAGAGTGTTTATATTCGAGTAGTCTTAATTTTGCAGTCTTTTGTTGATGTTCCATCTCTAAAGTGATTTccaactttttatttttcttgggGATATCTCATTCTTCAACAATAAAGCCCTATTATCTGTGTTATTTAAAGAGTCGGAGTGCAAAATAGTAATAACTCGGTAATACCTGTCATTACAACTCACTTTTTATGGCTCacatactaatttttttgacTATTTGCATTCAatactcaattaattaattaatttaatttaattatatattattaacttACGATTTGgaccaaaaataattatggtgACAGCAATAATTTAGTTGGTAAGCACAGTACTAGTGGTCCAATAGGTCAGGGACCCGATGTCTATGTACGGGTATAAGAGTTTAAATGCAGACAACTAAttctatgtcaataaaaaaaaaaaataaaaacatatttttgaACAATCATACTTCTTTTTAAGAGAAGACGATGGTATGGCTTCTGAGGGATGACTATAAAGTATAtgcttatttaatttttcacttaattgtatttgcataaaataacttcaatttctttttcaattaccTAATTTCAAGTTAGATAGTATTTtggtttttaaaaaaatattagatagtACTTTAAACCAAATAATTTAAGTCTAGCtgcctctttctttttttgtcttttttatattttttattaaaattttattttttgatctATCATCGATCAATTTTATATCGGAGGTGGtttctatttttttgttattcattaattttaataaatagatattaatattttttagaaattttatggTCTTACATTATGAGAGTGTTGAGTTCTTTTTCTATATGAGCTTTATGGTTTCCATTAGAGGAGTGTTAGGCCTTGCTCTACAAGagtggtaaagaagaaaaaaagttcaATTTGATATTCAAACAATTGGACTCGTcaaaaaatacttataaagtTGATATGTGATTTAGTGTCATTAAGTAGAGCATTTTTCTCACATAATGGTAATCTACTTTTTCATCAACACGAGCAATGattgttataaataaatatgtttatatgtattttttaatatttgatattttttttatatcaaaattatttgttaatttttattaataaaatatttatattttttatcaaaaaagaaagttaaatAGTATTTTAGTTACTTCCGCGAGTGTctctaattattaaaaaaatgacataaaaattaatgtcaCTAAATTATCTAATTTCATGGAAAATGGTAACCGAATTAAgtgattaaaatgaaataacttAAAACTATGTAGGTCGATCTCACAAGGAATTGTAgagtatatattataaagaccaactatcacacaaaatactgaaaataaatataaacactctaagcaatgttttaagaataatctttagtttaataaaagaaattaaataatcagaaaataattatgcaactagaatgattaatataaactatatgataaaacatcatttagtctagcttttacttaATAATCCTCTTAATTTCCTTAAGCCTTAATTTAACAAATGAGAtagtgatgtgccttttttcctaagtcactcaagttaatgatgcaacttaaGTTTTTTATActaacatagattaaagtaaaaatgatgtttctaatacttttaacctaaagattttcataacacatattactactaaattgatatgatgatcaaccaataataatagatgaaactaatgaacatatgaaggcaaagaaatcattcattaaactcaaaatatatgAGGTTCATACATGAGTAAAAAGCCAAACGAAACACTTATTGGGACTTAACCTAACATACTTAATCCAACgatcattataattaaataggaagatttaagattcataaaatagaaaactaaaactccctcaaagttcaaagactattcaaggaatgaagaagattggtcctcTTTTTCCACATCTGCGAAAAGCTTCTCTGATTCTTCAAAGAATGATGAAACACAAGCTAGCTGGATGTAAAAGATgatgaactttcaaaatttctgcagagaataataaaaatcttctCTAGAGAGATTCTTGGTAGTCGAAAAACTCcatgttttaattaatctctACTCCTTGTAAAGATTTCctttttagagtttttttctcAACACACAACtcttataatttatcatttacTGTCCGAAACAAACTAAACAAatcaaaagataattatccactaattacataataactCCCTAAACCCCTCCTTCTTGGgtcttaataaattatactagATCCAGACTATTAATAGCTCACGTATATGATTCTCAAACCTTTAATAGCCGCAGTCCAATTAATGTTAATTAGCATATTTTTAGCtcaaaatcttcttttttGCAATGATTTTCTGAATATAGAcaaaaaaaccaaaataaaataaaatatatttttatatcatattatatataaaaatatattattaaaactctaaaatacttttaaatatctatatacaaTTTATATCCTTCATCACCCATATCTTATACGGTAATTATGGATTGTTGATTCGAATCCACACTACAAGTCTTATCTGGAATTCATATATGTGGATTAGCATAGCAGCTCACAACTTCTGAAACCATTATTCTCATCGGTGATGAATTAATTGTCCTTGgttaaaaaatatgagaagCTGGGTACTTGTCCTAATATTAGGGTATCGTTGAAACATATAATATCTATATACGTGTGTGGTGATGGGATCTCTTGCCCAATCGCCAAAAAGAACAGAAAAGTATTGAAAGTCACCAGAGACGAGTGACGTGACTTATCATGTATCAGAATACGAAACTTTCTTGCTTCCGGTAGCTGGCAAATGTTTTCGGGTCTATTTCCACCGCTTCGGATTGAGCGTAATAtgtcatttattttaattaagtattaatttttaatcttaaaaatatcatatatatatataattaatatattaattaatagaatatttttctaataaaacaattattataaaaataacatattatatattaattattattattaacattaatttatataaatatcgttaatatattattaattatcttagagcatttttaatatattttttataaatattaatttttttattttaaacagtaatctcaaaaataaaatttcaatagaatttttatttttaaaaatatacagtAAAAAGTTAATTTGACTATCTATATatgaagaattaaattttattttttattttatatttaataaatatattataaatatttaaataattaattaattaatatttctttttatctttttagcaaaatttaataataacaaattaaaacagtaaatgcttatgaaaagaaagaataaaatataaaaagtcaaatgaattgttttaaataaatttttatttattatatgaaaatattttttaatatgatttattatagaaattatattttttaaaataaaaatatcattgaaaatattattaaatgatatattattatttttctctttaaactaattgttattatatatatttaatttgatacaTTGAATTTTATGTACATAAGTATTCttgataaaacaaataatttaaattttacaaattaaaaatggtCATACTAATGAGATAGAGACTAGACACTATTATTATTACGTACCAAGCATTTTTCCTATTCAATCAATTCGTTGTTGGTATTAGTAATAATGGTTGATAAAATCAGAAGCCATAAAATCGTTTTCTCGGTCGTGGCCCCCTCCATTTTCTTGCGCCAAAGGCTAGCAAATGTAGAAAATTACGTGCGAAACAGACTTGTCCTAGAATACCCACAATAATGGAACTCCTAATTCCTAATTTGTGGATAATATTCTTTTCCcctaaataattttcaaaactttttCATAAAAGATCTTATTgatttatgaaaagaaaaagttattctcaatattttttctatatacactaaaaaataattgattaacaCTTAGAGACCGGATATTTAAATCATACACGGACGGACTGTTTACTTGTAGagaatttttttcatttttatcttttaatttttaaggaaaatgaaacttttttatttcatagaaaatttgtaaaatttataaaacatgTTTGcctcataaaaaatatatatttttctatttaggtaatattttaaatataaagggtagactttgaataaataaagtaattttttttttgtttttatttaaaaacaagtctttttatatagaaaaaaatataaaaaacatgtaaaacttgttctcaaaattttttcaaaatttagttataattttgaaaacataaaatactgtaaattattttcattttaaaaaaatagtacaaGTAAACACAAAGTTCTATTTTCtgttttcatttaaaaaaatttagaaatctaatatagttttttataaGTAAACAAGCTAATAGTGTTTaattgaaattcataaaatttataaaatttatttataaaatttaaaataaatatattttacgtgaaatgaaaattaatttagtattttacatAGCATAAAATTGgttatagttaaattaaattttaaaaaaattaaaataatttaaataaaattttaatttaataagtcaatatattttataatataaaaatatattttttattttatctttttatctcgtatctttttttttgaataacatgagttttcttttatagattttaactaGTGATAACGTTGGTTAGGTCCAAAACCACAAACTTGGCAAGTGAGGATAAGCCCCATCTCTCATTTTTTAGTTTCTTATGTCGTTTATgagatttcaaaaattatgatattttttattatgttaaattatttcttattcaatttttttcttctctcatTTATGTGCTTTTTTTCTAAACCTTAATAGAAATTACTGAAATGTAAACAAGAAATACATGCacactaatatttttttctttattcattcttttgaattttttataagcattatttgaaaaatttaattatttttatatttatgattttttaagatattcagatttgcaaaaaaaaaatattagaaaataaattcttaaaaaatgcATAACGCATAGAACCAGTACTTtgacaaaaacaaaatattgaactgaattttactataattgAATTCTTCTGTGAGCACAGAATGAATGCCattgttgttattttaattgcGTAAAATATGTGAACTAATCCTGCAATATCTAATagaaataagataaataatgTCATTGCAGCTGCTAAGAGGCTAGTTACAGAAACAGGCAACGCGATATCAGGCCCTGGCTCAGAACTAGTGCAGTCGGGTGTCCTCTTGGCCCAAAGAGAGCAAAAGTAAAAGACAAGCAACTTCAAGCCATCAAGTAGAATTGGGTTGGGAAGACAGAGTCAGGTCCATTACCGCATCATCTCCTTATTCATGGTATCTGCTGTCTTTTCTTCTGTAACTGTAACTCtcttgctgctgctgctgctatttcattttctcttgGTAGGAGAATTGGTAATGCAGTTGCTCATTCTTTAGCTAAAAAATGGCCTTAGGACACGAAGCCCTCGTCTTTCAGGGGCATAGGGTTCCAGACTCCATAGCTGGATATATATGTTACTGATGATTCGAAAACCACTAACTAAATAAAGCTAGAAGAACGTGTTTCACAGAAAAGATAATTAGTCGTGAAGAAAAACTGGACTAGTTAATGCTAGCACGTTCCTACTTAGTACTTATCCACCATCTTCATTAAACCACTTTGTATAACCAATTAcataatagaaaatagaaattaggCCTGCTAATTTTTGTAAAGAAAGAGTCAAGATCCAAATTAAGAATCTGTTGATTcacaaaaacaataattaaaaaacagaATATATGTACACAATTGGTAAGAAAAAAACTCCCAAATATCAAAGCCGCCAAGCCCCTAAACTTGACTATATGATACGTCAGGATGAGGCCTTAGCTGGTCAGACGACCGTTCACCCACGTCGTTTTTACTGTGGTTTTTATCCGCATTGAGAAATAACTGATCAAATGGAgattttatagatttcaagaaattttttgGCGGAGTAGCATTCGCCTCATCGTTGCTACCTACTCCTTTCGAAGACTGAATGGAACCAGTTCTAGAAATAAAAGGCGGAGTCAATGTTAAACCTGAATGTTCGGGTCGGACTTCTTCGTCGAACCGTTcatagaaataaaagtttcTACCGC is a genomic window of Ricinus communis isolate WT05 ecotype wild-type chromosome 2, ASM1957865v1, whole genome shotgun sequence containing:
- the LOC8281712 gene encoding 2-oxoglutarate-dependent dioxygenase 19; protein product: MFSVKGLLDSGCLDNVPSKYAYKRKSDECISFDEETIPIIDFSLLTSGTPEEHSKVIQDIGNACQEWGFFMVINHGVPKKVRDEMIESIESFFNLTEEEKQEYAGKEPIDPIRYGTSFNVTEDKALLWRDYLKILVHPHFVSPRNPAGFSKVLEEYCRKTREVANELLKGISKSLGLEENYIIKKTNVEMGSQMLVANLYPPCPQPDIAMGLPPHSDYGLITLLIQNGLQGLQVMHHGKWVPITPLLDSFIVNIGDHMEILTKGKYKSVVHRAVVNSKATRISIGTAHGPPLETVISPAEELSNPPAHLAIKFREYLELQQSRQLQGKSCLDSIRI